From the genome of Candidatus Buchananbacteria bacterium, one region includes:
- a CDS encoding glycosyltransferase family 4 protein, translating into MAKKNRILFIVTQAEWGGAQRYIFDLASQLMPENYEITVAAGKFDGRGKNLFTKLDEKKIKSYTLKNLVREINPWQDVRAYFEIKKLIKTIRPDIVHLNSSKAGVIGALAAKRAKIKKVVYTVHGFVFNEPMPMWKKFVYLVAEKFSARFKDTLICVSDYDRKSAIKNQIAPLNKLVTVHNGLDTIELLPRLEARRQLHLPDNKKVVGTIANFYLTKDLKTLIQAANIVTKLHPETIFVVIGDGQQRNQLTTEIKNLKLEDVFLLAGEKEQASQYLAAFDVYVCSSVKEGLPYSIIEAMKAGLPIASTNVGGIPELLTDEKNALVVKSGDPDALAKAIDNILEDENLSKKISAQAKADMSEKFSLSEMTAKTKAVYEN; encoded by the coding sequence ATGGCTAAAAAAAACAGAATTCTATTTATCGTAACACAAGCGGAATGGGGCGGCGCACAGCGCTACATTTTTGATTTAGCCAGCCAGCTGATGCCGGAAAACTACGAAATCACCGTGGCCGCCGGAAAATTCGACGGACGCGGAAAAAATCTATTCACTAAATTAGACGAAAAAAAGATAAAAAGTTACACCCTAAAAAATCTGGTGCGAGAAATTAACCCCTGGCAAGATGTTCGCGCATATTTTGAAATTAAGAAACTCATCAAGACCATACGTCCAGACATCGTTCATCTTAACAGTAGCAAGGCCGGAGTTATTGGCGCCTTAGCTGCCAAACGTGCAAAAATTAAAAAAGTAGTATATACAGTCCATGGTTTTGTCTTTAATGAGCCAATGCCGATGTGGAAAAAATTTGTTTATCTTGTGGCCGAAAAATTTTCTGCTCGATTTAAAGACACTCTGATTTGCGTATCCGATTACGATCGCAAAAGCGCTATCAAAAACCAAATTGCCCCGCTTAATAAACTTGTCACTGTTCATAACGGCTTGGACACCATTGAATTATTGCCGCGTCTAGAAGCGCGCCGACAACTACACTTGCCGGACAATAAAAAAGTTGTCGGGACAATCGCTAATTTTTATTTAACCAAAGATCTAAAAACGCTCATTCAAGCCGCTAATATTGTAACAAAACTTCATCCAGAAACCATTTTTGTAGTCATTGGCGACGGCCAACAAAGAAATCAATTAACAACCGAAATTAAAAACCTGAAGCTAGAAGACGTCTTTTTGCTGGCCGGAGAAAAAGAACAGGCTTCCCAATATCTAGCAGCGTTTGATGTTTATGTCTGCTCGTCTGTCAAAGAGGGTCTGCCCTACTCAATTATTGAAGCCATGAAAGCCGGGTTGCCTATTGCCAGCACCAATGTCGGAGGTATTCCCGAATTACTAACTGATGAAAAAAATGCGTTAGTGGTTAAGTCTGGAGACCCCGACGCACTGGCAAAAGCAATTGACAATATCTTAGAAGATGAAAATTTGTCAAAAAAAATATCGGCCCAAGCAAAAGCCGACATGTCAGAGAAATTCAGTTTATCAGAAATGACCGCTAAAACAAAAGCGGTCTACGAAAATTAA
- a CDS encoding NAD-dependent epimerase/dehydratase family protein, translating to MVILVTGGAGFIGSQVTKSLLERGDQVIIVDNFNNYYEPLLKEDRLNQLLAGFKPVVYRLDIADQVKLSEVFKNHKIDKICHLAAQAGVRYSLENPGVYIKSNIIGTHNLLELAREYKIKDFVFASSSSVYGDNEKIPFAETDVVDRPISLYAATKKANELEAYTYHKLFGLNVFGLRFFTVYGPWGRPDMAYFLFTKSILSSEEIKVFNQGKMKRDFTYIDDIVAGVVKALDRVAGYEIINLGNNQPITLEEFIGVIENELGKTAKKKYDDRQPGDVIETYADITKAKRVLDWQPSTSIKAGLKKFIGWYKSYYQVD from the coding sequence ATGGTAATTCTAGTGACCGGTGGAGCCGGTTTTATTGGCTCTCAAGTGACCAAGTCATTGCTGGAGCGAGGGGATCAGGTAATCATTGTAGACAATTTCAATAATTATTACGAGCCCTTATTGAAGGAAGATCGTCTTAATCAGCTACTGGCCGGTTTTAAGCCAGTAGTTTACCGTTTAGATATTGCTGATCAGGTAAAATTGTCGGAAGTTTTTAAAAATCATAAGATTGATAAAATTTGTCACTTGGCGGCTCAGGCAGGTGTCCGTTATTCCCTGGAAAATCCTGGAGTGTATATTAAGAGCAATATTATTGGCACCCATAACCTTTTGGAATTAGCGCGTGAATACAAGATTAAAGATTTTGTGTTTGCTTCTTCGTCTTCGGTGTATGGTGATAATGAAAAAATACCTTTCGCCGAAACTGATGTTGTTGACCGGCCAATTTCATTATACGCTGCAACCAAAAAAGCCAATGAGCTTGAAGCATACACTTATCATAAATTATTTGGGCTTAATGTTTTTGGTTTGCGGTTTTTTACTGTTTACGGGCCGTGGGGCCGACCGGACATGGCCTATTTTTTATTTACTAAGTCGATTTTGAGCAGCGAAGAGATAAAAGTTTTTAATCAAGGCAAGATGAAGCGTGATTTCACTTATATTGATGATATTGTCGCCGGTGTTGTTAAGGCGTTAGACCGAGTCGCTGGATATGAAATAATTAATTTAGGCAACAATCAACCGATTACGCTTGAGGAGTTTATTGGCGTGATTGAAAACGAACTTGGTAAGACCGCTAAGAAAAAATATGATGACCGCCAACCAGGTGACGTGATTGAAACGTACGCTGACATTACTAAAGCTAAAAGAGTTTTAGATTGGCAGCCATCAACTAGTATTAAAGCTGGATTAAAAAAATTTATTGGGTGGTATAAGTCTTATTATCAAGTAGATTAA
- a CDS encoding glycosyltransferase family 39 protein — MLKSLLKIKYLLPAIVFVIAAILIFGGLTRADVQHDDATYSFRSLGYLDFMNSQLQTTPLQWFETVPTWSKLSFHDHPPLTFALQHVSFKLFGPSLFASRLPSALAGVFSVVLLFLIAKKQYDFKTAALASALLGVLAIHSWMSQISYLEPVAVFLILLTVYLFILALEKEIWWLGFGASLGLTLLTKYTVLFIIPALAIYLLLYHRKIFFNKYFIVSMVLAVLIFSPVVYYNIKMYQARGHFDLQLSVLLNQDRSDWPGISRNSAGVNFLNNLTTIFKDLFAVISLPMYLMLCFLTIYGAIMSFIERQKNKTNFIFLLLLLFVTILIAVTGAVVRFDYLLLPFVVVIASWASFDIYQRYIASRPDRKGRTIIILLALGAVIVFELFYNINTNLLAIPLGERGRAYSEYRWENGGFNELEEYLISQGLHFEITNHVDSLSDTMFQADQLSGQKVFVYDPNLNWFSTMWYFSKWSVYNREFFISAADLMRILPNTNWFDFFKEQGAETIYYIRGANKVVFGPGEVEAVNQQSASALENIFISSGAKADLVRNANDDLAFKVYKINLQE, encoded by the coding sequence ATGTTGAAATCGCTTTTAAAAATTAAATATCTTTTGCCAGCTATAGTCTTTGTGATAGCGGCGATTTTAATTTTTGGCGGCCTCACGCGAGCTGACGTTCAGCATGATGATGCAACGTATTCTTTCCGTTCGCTGGGCTATTTGGATTTTATGAATTCGCAGTTGCAAACCACGCCGTTACAGTGGTTTGAAACCGTTCCGACTTGGTCAAAACTGTCATTTCATGACCATCCACCATTAACCTTTGCCCTGCAACATGTTTCTTTCAAGTTGTTTGGCCCGTCGCTGTTTGCGTCGCGCTTGCCTTCTGCGCTGGCCGGAGTGTTTTCGGTTGTTCTGTTATTTCTTATTGCTAAAAAACAGTATGATTTTAAAACGGCAGCTTTGGCCAGCGCTTTGTTGGGAGTACTAGCAATTCATTCCTGGATGAGTCAGATTTCTTATTTAGAACCAGTTGCCGTTTTTCTGATTTTACTGACAGTATATTTATTTATCCTTGCTTTAGAAAAAGAAATATGGTGGCTTGGCTTTGGCGCCAGTTTGGGTTTAACGCTTTTAACTAAATACACAGTATTATTCATCATTCCGGCGCTGGCAATATATCTTTTATTGTATCACCGTAAAATATTTTTTAATAAGTATTTTATTGTTTCTATGGTGTTGGCAGTTCTGATTTTTTCGCCGGTGGTGTACTACAATATCAAAATGTATCAAGCTCGCGGACACTTTGATTTGCAGCTTTCAGTGTTATTAAATCAGGATCGTTCTGATTGGCCGGGCATATCGCGCAACAGTGCCGGTGTTAATTTTCTTAACAACCTGACGACAATTTTTAAAGATTTATTTGCTGTTATCTCTTTACCAATGTATTTGATGCTTTGCTTTTTAACAATATATGGCGCCATTATGAGCTTTATTGAGCGTCAAAAAAACAAAACCAATTTTATTTTTTTGCTGTTGTTGCTATTTGTAACAATTTTAATTGCCGTCACCGGCGCTGTTGTCCGATTCGATTATCTGCTGCTACCCTTTGTGGTGGTTATTGCTAGTTGGGCATCGTTTGATATTTATCAGCGTTATATCGCATCTCGGCCTGACCGGAAAGGACGAACGATTATTATCTTGCTGGCTTTGGGTGCAGTAATAGTATTTGAACTGTTTTACAACATTAATACTAATCTGCTCGCCATACCGCTTGGTGAGCGGGGTAGAGCATACTCGGAATACCGCTGGGAAAACGGCGGATTTAATGAGTTGGAAGAATATTTGATTAGTCAGGGTCTACATTTTGAAATCACCAATCACGTCGATTCTTTGAGCGACACGATGTTTCAGGCTGATCAGTTGTCCGGGCAAAAGGTTTTTGTCTATGATCCAAACTTGAATTGGTTTTCAACAATGTGGTATTTTTCAAAGTGGTCGGTGTACAATAGAGAGTTTTTTATTTCGGCAGCGGATTTGATGCGTATCTTGCCGAACACTAATTGGTTTGATTTCTTTAAGGAGCAGGGAGCTGAAACTATCTATTATATTCGGGGGGCAAATAAGGTTGTATTCGGCCCGGGTGAAGTAGAGGCGGTGAATCAGCAGTCGGCCAGCGCCTTGGAAAATATTTTTATTTCTTCTGGGGCCAAGGCGGATTTAGTCCGTAATGCAAATGATGATTTAGCTTTTAAAGTTTATAAAATTAATTTACAAGAGTAA
- a CDS encoding helix-turn-helix domain-containing protein — protein sequence MTNVIRVTVSEASRLFGVDQKTIRRAIQHQDLKYIVVQGRYKINFNSLLEWSQGRTTTKNKLANKGIGQYVDKWKIKNKLYSPHPDLIDKKEPRVIKPE from the coding sequence ATGACAAATGTAATCCGAGTAACCGTTTCTGAAGCGTCCCGTCTTTTTGGCGTTGATCAAAAGACCATCAGACGCGCAATCCAGCACCAAGATTTAAAATACATTGTTGTTCAGGGACGATATAAAATTAACTTCAACAGTCTATTAGAATGGTCACAGGGAAGAACTACAACAAAAAATAAACTAGCTAATAAAGGAATAGGTCAGTATGTGGATAAGTGGAAAATCAAAAATAAGCTCTACTCCCCTCACCCTGATCTTATCGATAAAAAAGAACCCAGGGTTATCAAGCCTGAATAA
- a CDS encoding glycosyltransferase family 4 protein: MKHILIAAEIFPPDIGGPATYTVKIAEALQQKGFDVDVVCYSDNSQTDDFSFAVHRILRSRFKLLHYFNYYRALKKLAKNTDVIYAMGPVSSGRPALKVAKELKKKLVVKVVGDYAWERARNLNETQLSIDEFQTKFFNGKIGMLQKTERQVCRQADAVITPSEYLKKIVEGWGVEGSKIKVVYNSFDATILNQTKKIDGKKIVSAARLVPWKGFEALIDLMGELPKDFKLEIFGDGPDQKKLKQKIINSKLEDRVLLAGQVSRDQLFQALAGKIFVLNTGYEGLSHTILEAFAVGIPVIATAVGGNPELISDNVNGLLVEYNNKDQIKEAILKLSGDEILQNKFVENAKKVLEKFSAQKMINDTVTVLNSL, translated from the coding sequence ATGAAACATATTTTAATCGCCGCTGAAATTTTTCCGCCGGATATCGGCGGTCCGGCGACATATACTGTCAAAATCGCTGAAGCTTTGCAGCAAAAAGGTTTTGACGTGGATGTTGTTTGCTATAGTGATAATTCGCAAACAGACGATTTTTCTTTTGCCGTTCACCGTATTTTACGAAGCCGGTTTAAGCTGCTTCATTATTTTAATTATTATCGAGCATTGAAAAAATTGGCAAAAAATACAGATGTGATTTATGCCATGGGTCCGGTTAGTTCCGGCCGGCCGGCGTTGAAAGTTGCCAAAGAACTCAAGAAAAAGTTAGTGGTTAAGGTGGTGGGCGATTACGCCTGGGAGCGGGCCCGTAATTTGAATGAAACGCAGCTGTCTATTGATGAATTCCAAACTAAATTTTTTAATGGGAAGATCGGGATGTTGCAAAAGACCGAAAGACAGGTTTGCCGGCAAGCTGATGCCGTTATTACGCCGAGTGAGTATCTTAAAAAGATTGTAGAGGGTTGGGGGGTGGAAGGATCAAAGATTAAGGTGGTTTATAATTCTTTTGATGCTACTATTTTAAACCAGACAAAAAAGATAGATGGCAAGAAAATAGTTTCCGCTGCGCGATTGGTTCCTTGGAAAGGCTTTGAAGCCTTGATTGATTTAATGGGAGAATTACCGAAAGATTTTAAACTAGAAATTTTTGGCGATGGGCCAGATCAAAAAAAATTAAAGCAAAAAATTATAAATTCTAAGTTAGAAGATAGGGTTTTGTTGGCGGGACAAGTTTCGCGCGACCAATTGTTTCAAGCGCTGGCTGGAAAAATTTTTGTGTTAAACACTGGTTACGAAGGTTTGTCGCATACTATTTTAGAAGCATTTGCTGTTGGTATCCCAGTTATTGCAACGGCTGTCGGTGGAAATCCGGAGTTGATCTCGGATAATGTGAATGGCTTATTGGTTGAATATAACAATAAAGATCAGATTAAAGAAGCGATTTTAAAATTGAGCGGAGATGAAATTTTGCAAAATAAATTTGTTGAAAATGCTAAAAAGGTTTTAGAAAAATTTTCGGCGCAAAAAATGATTAATGATACTGTCACGGTCTTAAATTCACTATGA
- a CDS encoding RNA polymerase sigma factor, with the protein MKSSNFKEKALLIRIKKKDPQAFSEVYDLYVTPIYRFIYFKVATKQDAEDLTSEVFLKIWQYVTETEEEIQNLRALLYRTARNLVIDFYRRNAKRDLTQDLEVLETIKDERQQSLLTQIDTAFDMKNIESILRQLKDEYREVIILRFIEELSITEIAKVLEKSKGSVRVLLHRALKVARELLNEDGK; encoded by the coding sequence ATGAAATCCTCAAATTTCAAGGAAAAAGCCCTATTAATACGGATAAAAAAGAAGGACCCGCAGGCTTTTTCTGAAGTGTATGATTTGTACGTTACACCTATATATAGGTTTATTTATTTTAAGGTCGCAACCAAACAGGATGCTGAAGATTTGACCTCGGAAGTTTTTCTGAAGATCTGGCAATATGTAACCGAAACGGAAGAAGAAATCCAAAATCTGCGCGCACTATTGTACCGCACTGCCAGAAATTTGGTTATTGATTTTTATCGCCGCAATGCCAAACGGGACTTAACGCAGGATTTGGAAGTGCTGGAAACAATAAAAGATGAACGACAGCAAAGCCTCCTGACGCAGATTGATACGGCGTTTGACATGAAAAATATTGAAAGCATTTTGCGGCAGCTTAAAGATGAATATCGTGAAGTAATCATTTTACGTTTCATCGAAGAATTATCAATTACTGAAATTGCAAAAGTTTTAGAAAAATCAAAGGGTTCAGTTAGAGTGCTATTGCACCGGGCGCTAAAAGTCGCCAGAGAACTCCTCAACGAAGATGGAAAATAA
- a CDS encoding tetratricopeptide repeat protein: MKLKLANSIGGALVLIAVIAIGAYYFLPKDFLKFTDSAKNYFELTVLRDDLSAEDLAKYQEQFDLVVAQIQSNQDYVDPWFDLARIKKYVGDYRGSEAALIKAGEIRPNNSTSFTNLADLYANFLGEYDKAEIAYQTAIANSLGEWGNDKLYREYAYFVENHLKDPARATSILVDGLEDNPQSIDLMTVLADLYKRQGDVDNALKYYREALKIDPEDDAIRQEISNLQNAK, translated from the coding sequence ATGAAATTAAAATTAGCAAACAGTATTGGAGGGGCTTTGGTATTAATTGCCGTTATTGCCATTGGTGCATACTATTTTTTACCAAAAGATTTTTTGAAATTTACCGATTCGGCCAAAAACTATTTTGAATTAACTGTTTTGCGAGACGATTTGTCAGCTGAAGACTTGGCAAAGTATCAAGAACAATTTGATTTGGTGGTGGCCCAAATTCAGAGTAATCAGGATTATGTCGATCCGTGGTTTGATTTGGCTAGAATTAAAAAGTATGTGGGCGATTACCGCGGGTCTGAAGCCGCTTTAATTAAGGCGGGCGAAATTAGGCCAAATAACAGCACTTCTTTTACTAATTTGGCTGATTTGTATGCTAATTTCCTTGGGGAATATGATAAGGCCGAAATCGCTTACCAGACCGCCATTGCGAACTCTTTGGGAGAATGGGGTAACGATAAATTGTACCGTGAGTATGCTTATTTTGTGGAAAACCATCTCAAAGACCCTGCTCGGGCAACCTCAATTTTAGTTGACGGTTTAGAGGATAATCCTCAAAGTATTGATTTGATGACGGTATTAGCAGATCTTTATAAGCGTCAGGGTGACGTTGATAACGCGCTCAAGTATTATCGTGAGGCTTTGAAGATTGACCCAGAAGATGACGCGATTCGCCAAGAAATTAGCAATCTGCAAAACGCAAAGTAA
- a CDS encoding nucleotide sugar dehydrogenase has protein sequence MIKEKICVVGLGYVGLPLACLLSKHFEVSGFDINEKKIKDLENGFDETGEVDDLKKYQINYSSDPAVIGEATFIIVAVPTPITETNEPDLSPVESASKIVGQHLKPGAVVVYESTVYPGCTEEICLPILEQESGLKLGRDFEIGYSPERINPGDKVHTVDKIEKIISASTPEALERLKKVYGLITKVFEASSIKVAEAAKVIENVQRSLNIALMNELALIFDKLGISTKDVLAAAGTKWNFHKYQPGLVGGHCIGVDPYYLTHKAQQVGYDPKIILSGQEVNESMAGLVADKFAGKKNVLIMGITFKENVPDSRNTKALNVIKRLTAQGIKVFWHDPVFTAKHKPEVFSTLPYLKSFDEITEKFDGILIFSPHAVFAEPKYALTNLRNICKDNSVIFDVKGFYDKTSAQNLGFTYLTL, from the coding sequence ATGATAAAAGAAAAAATTTGCGTTGTTGGTTTGGGCTATGTCGGCTTGCCGTTGGCCTGTTTATTGTCGAAACATTTTGAGGTAAGCGGTTTTGATATCAATGAGAAAAAAATTAAAGATTTAGAAAACGGGTTTGACGAAACCGGCGAAGTTGATGATTTAAAAAAGTATCAGATTAATTATTCTTCAGATCCGGCCGTCATCGGCGAAGCCACATTTATTATTGTTGCCGTTCCAACGCCAATCACTGAAACTAATGAACCGGATTTGTCACCCGTTGAAAGTGCGTCAAAAATTGTTGGCCAACATCTCAAACCTGGTGCGGTGGTGGTGTATGAAAGCACGGTGTACCCCGGCTGTACGGAAGAAATTTGCCTTCCAATTTTGGAACAGGAGTCTGGCTTGAAGCTTGGACGTGATTTCGAAATCGGTTATTCGCCTGAACGGATTAATCCAGGAGATAAAGTACACACGGTCGACAAGATTGAAAAAATAATTTCTGCGAGCACACCCGAAGCGCTGGAGCGCTTGAAAAAAGTGTACGGCTTGATTACTAAAGTTTTTGAAGCCTCGTCAATTAAAGTGGCTGAGGCGGCCAAAGTGATTGAGAACGTTCAGCGCAGCCTTAATATTGCTTTAATGAATGAGCTGGCATTAATTTTTGACAAACTGGGTATTAGCACCAAAGATGTTTTAGCCGCCGCCGGCACCAAGTGGAATTTTCATAAATACCAACCCGGCTTGGTTGGCGGCCACTGTATTGGCGTAGATCCCTATTATTTAACACATAAAGCCCAGCAGGTCGGGTATGATCCAAAAATTATTTTGTCGGGGCAAGAAGTTAATGAATCGATGGCCGGACTGGTAGCAGATAAATTTGCTGGTAAGAAAAATGTTTTGATTATGGGCATCACTTTTAAGGAAAACGTCCCTGATTCCCGTAATACTAAAGCCTTAAATGTTATCAAGCGATTAACCGCCCAGGGCATTAAAGTTTTCTGGCATGACCCGGTTTTTACCGCCAAACATAAACCGGAAGTTTTTTCGACGTTGCCATATTTGAAGTCGTTTGATGAAATAACTGAAAAGTTTGATGGAATTTTAATTTTCAGTCCCCACGCTGTTTTTGCCGAACCTAAGTATGCACTGACAAATCTAAGAAATATTTGCAAAGATAACTCGGTCATTTTTGATGTCAAAGGTTTTTACGATAAGACCTCGGCACAAAATTTAGGTTTTACTTATTTAACGTTATAA
- a CDS encoding glycosyltransferase family 39 protein: MNKKLFSYLLLGLIIFTAGFLRFYQLDHSDVINDEAIIGFRSIGYIDFFSSPYQTTPWEWFSDVPAWARLSFHDHPPLTFVLQHISFKLFGQNLFALRLPFALAGVASVVLLYLIAKNLYGKKSGIIAALLLAVSSYHVWVSRTGLQEALVIFFILLTLFLFLKALENGQHWWWGISLGLAMLTKYTTFILPLGFICYLFFFKRSVLVNKKFWLAICLAALIFSPVIFYNIKMYQTVGHFDLQFSYLFGQQVAEWQSLPGKEQMGDFIDRLKNIIPAIYQGFLWPMFFMLIASFGFLGLKIFKSRVDNDAKKNWLPVIAIIFYLLFFLLIGPSKRFVVILVPFVILLIAWFIGSLPRAARIILLIILIPLEIFFSCNTLLAYNPIGTRGLTYSYLDIENYNWGYNQLDSYLSNILADKKPAFSLETKYPFLETIRKKSLNEAKNKSELAALIVYDPNFYDLATFWTFHRRLVYASWPIVSADVYLQQGKDFWQSQGISDVYFFKIKDPLILSQSVTVFSTAAEELANSFDSIQPDIIKRPDGREVFEVYHWQF; this comes from the coding sequence ATGAATAAAAAATTATTCAGCTACTTACTGCTTGGCTTAATAATTTTTACCGCTGGTTTTTTACGTTTTTATCAGTTGGATCATTCTGATGTTATTAATGATGAAGCGATTATTGGTTTTCGCTCAATCGGGTATATTGATTTTTTCTCGTCGCCATATCAGACCACTCCTTGGGAGTGGTTTTCTGATGTCCCGGCCTGGGCGAGACTGTCATTTCATGATCATCCGCCTTTAACGTTTGTGTTGCAGCACATTTCGTTTAAGCTGTTTGGACAAAACCTCTTTGCTTTGCGCTTGCCGTTTGCCCTGGCTGGTGTTGCTTCTGTTGTGTTGCTTTATCTGATCGCCAAAAATTTGTACGGCAAAAAGTCGGGCATCATTGCCGCCTTATTGCTAGCCGTTAGCAGCTACCACGTATGGGTAAGCCGAACCGGACTGCAGGAGGCGTTAGTTATTTTCTTTATCTTGTTAACGTTGTTCTTATTTTTGAAAGCTTTGGAAAATGGCCAACATTGGTGGTGGGGGATTAGTTTAGGGCTTGCGATGCTGACTAAATACACGACATTCATTTTGCCGCTGGGTTTTATTTGTTATTTATTTTTTTTCAAGCGGTCAGTTCTAGTTAATAAAAAATTTTGGCTGGCAATTTGTTTAGCGGCTTTAATTTTTAGCCCGGTCATTTTTTACAATATAAAAATGTACCAAACAGTTGGGCATTTTGATTTGCAATTTTCGTATTTGTTTGGTCAGCAAGTTGCGGAGTGGCAGTCGTTACCTGGCAAAGAACAAATGGGAGATTTTATTGACCGCTTAAAAAATATCATACCCGCGATCTACCAGGGATTCTTGTGGCCGATGTTTTTTATGCTGATTGCATCGTTTGGATTTTTAGGATTAAAGATTTTTAAATCAAGAGTTGATAACGACGCTAAAAAAAATTGGTTGCCGGTTATTGCGATTATTTTCTATCTTTTATTCTTCTTATTAATTGGCCCGTCGAAAAGATTTGTGGTTATCTTGGTTCCTTTTGTTATTTTATTAATCGCTTGGTTTATCGGCAGTTTGCCACGAGCCGCAAGAATTATTTTATTGATAATTTTAATCCCGCTTGAAATATTTTTCAGTTGCAATACTTTATTGGCATATAACCCGATTGGTACAAGAGGCTTAACGTATTCTTATTTAGATATTGAAAATTATAATTGGGGGTATAATCAGCTTGATTCGTACTTATCAAATATTTTGGCTGATAAAAAACCAGCATTTAGCCTGGAAACCAAGTATCCATTTTTAGAAACTATTCGTAAAAAATCGCTTAATGAAGCTAAAAATAAGTCGGAATTAGCGGCGTTAATTGTTTATGATCCAAATTTTTATGACCTTGCGACTTTTTGGACTTTTCATCGAAGATTAGTATATGCGTCTTGGCCAATTGTCAGCGCTGACGTGTATCTGCAGCAAGGAAAAGATTTTTGGCAATCCCAGGGGATTAGTGACGTTTATTTTTTCAAGATCAAAGACCCGCTGATTTTAAGCCAGTCAGTTACCGTTTTTTCCACCGCCGCTGAGGAGCTGGCGAATAGTTTTGATAGTATCCAGCCGGATATTATAAAGCGGCCTGACGGCCGCGAGGTTTTTGAGGTGTACCACTGGCAATTTTAA
- a CDS encoding glycosyltransferase family 4 protein, whose translation MRVLIFSLAYLPFVGGAELAVKEITDRLRDIEFDMLTVDLDGKQQPIQQIGNVKVHRVGKGKLAKYLFPFAGFTQAVKMHQIQPYDAVWAIMANQSGLIALRFKKKFPSVKYLLTLQEGDSLKRIWSRTFFMRPFYKKIYRTADHIQSISTFLEERALKYGYAGAKSVVPNGVDLEKFKKEFSAEELAALRQQLNLSKDDKVIITTSRLVHKNGVDTLIQAVKDLPVKLLILGSGELEIQLKSLAQEIGVRDKILFLGHIDQQDLPKYLKLSNVYVRASRSEGLGSAFLEAMAAGLPVIGTNVGGIPDFLKDGENGFFCEVNNPRDLANKIQLLLGDENLSSYVAENGRAMVFEKYDWRQIADEMKNIFNHL comes from the coding sequence ATGAGAGTTTTGATTTTTTCTTTAGCTTACTTGCCGTTTGTCGGCGGTGCGGAGCTGGCGGTAAAAGAAATAACCGATCGACTGCGCGATATTGAATTTGATATGTTGACGGTTGATTTGGACGGTAAACAACAACCAATTCAACAGATCGGCAATGTTAAAGTTCACCGCGTCGGGAAAGGCAAGCTGGCCAAGTATTTGTTTCCGTTTGCCGGCTTTACCCAAGCGGTGAAAATGCATCAAATCCAGCCGTATGATGCCGTATGGGCGATTATGGCTAACCAATCTGGTTTGATTGCTTTAAGATTTAAGAAAAAATTTCCGAGCGTCAAGTATCTGCTGACTTTGCAGGAAGGGGATTCGCTTAAACGAATCTGGAGCCGGACTTTTTTTATGCGACCCTTTTATAAAAAAATTTATCGGACCGCTGATCATATTCAATCAATTAGTACTTTTTTGGAAGAGCGCGCCTTAAAGTATGGATATGCCGGCGCTAAAAGTGTTGTCCCAAATGGTGTTGATCTGGAGAAGTTTAAGAAAGAATTTTCGGCTGAAGAGCTCGCAGCACTGCGCCAGCAACTTAATTTGTCTAAAGATGACAAGGTGATTATTACTACCTCTCGATTGGTCCACAAAAATGGCGTTGATACGTTGATTCAAGCGGTTAAAGATCTGCCGGTGAAATTGTTGATTCTAGGTAGTGGTGAATTAGAAATTCAGTTAAAAAGTTTGGCGCAAGAAATCGGCGTGCGAGATAAAATTTTATTTTTAGGCCATATTGATCAGCAGGATTTACCAAAGTATTTAAAGCTTTCCAATGTATATGTTCGCGCTTCCAGGTCTGAAGGCCTGGGCTCGGCGTTTTTGGAAGCGATGGCGGCGGGATTGCCGGTGATTGGTACGAATGTCGGCGGGATACCGGATTTTTTGAAAGACGGTGAAAACGGATTTTTTTGCGAAGTGAACAATCCGCGCGATCTGGCAAACAAGATTCAGCTATTGTTGGGCGATGAGAATTTGAGTAGTTATGTGGCCGAGAATGGTCGGGCGATGGTATTTGAGAAGTACGACTGGCGGCAAATTGCGGATGAGATGAAAAACATTTTTAACCACTTATGA